The proteins below come from a single Metarhizium brunneum chromosome 1, complete sequence genomic window:
- the PNS1 gene encoding Protein PNS1 gives MGEADSYANGGNERGPPQQWGQQQYGQPYGQPQQSYGQQPYQQQQYQQQYQQPPPQGYYNQSQDQNQNGYHQPPPPDQYGAPPPYSFNPPKGNDPNYSFDQAFKVEKPKWNDLWAGILLILVFAGFVAVSIISIRGYVTGSRGNGIYGGANNFSLNNNTIILFALGLVVAFVLSWGYVAVARIFPKQFIWITGILNICWAIGTAIYYLYKKYWSAGIVFLIFGLFTAFAFYTWISRIPFSALMLKTSITVSKKYGHVYLVSLIGGLLATAFAAWFSVTLTAVYVTYEPSANNPKCGADGSGCSKATVIGLVVFITFAMYWISEWLKNTIHTIISGVYGTWYFCVHNFPKGATRGSAKRALTYSFGSISLGSLLVAIIQFLRQLCSVARQQAGDQGGVGGMIGYVIFCILGCLIALLEWALQFLNRYAFCHIALYGKAYIPAAKDTWNMIKDRGIDALINECLIGPVLSFGAMFIAFATSLFAYLYLEFTNPAYNRDGGFTAVIMAFAFLIGFQIALIFTTPISSGIDTIFVASGWDPQVMINDHPELYQEMVRLYPKVQQAIQVR, from the exons ATGGGGGAGGCAGACAGCTACGCCAACGGTGGCAACGAACGAGGCCCACCGCAGCAATGGGGCCAGCAACAGTATGGCCAGCCCTACGGTCAACCGCAACAGTCCTACGGTCAGCAGCCATATCAACAACAGCAGTACCAGCAGCAATaccagcagccgccgcctcaGGGCTATTACAACCAGTCGCAGGATCAGAATCAGAACGGTTAtcaccagccgccgccgccagatcAGTAcggcgcgccgccgccgtacAGTTTCAACCCGCCCAAGGGCAATGACCCCAACTACTCCTTCGATCAGGCCTTCAAGGTCGAGAAACCAAAGTGGAATGATCTCTGGGCTGGAATCCTC ctcatcctcgtctttgccggcttcgtcgccgtctcaATCATTTCCATTCGAGGCTATGTCACCGGCTCACGTGGCAACGGCATCTACGGCGGCGCCAATAATTTTTCTCTGAATAATAACACCATCATCCTTTTCGCCTTGGGCCTCGTCGTTGCCTTCGTCCTGTCCTGGGGCTACGTCGCCGTCGCGCGCATCTTCCCCAAGCAATTCATTTGGATCACGGGCATTCTGAACATTTGCTGGGCTATAGGAACCGCCATCTATTATCTCTATAAAAAGTACTGGTCCGCTGGCATTGTTTTCCTCATCTTTGGACTGTTTACGGCCTTTGCCTTCTACACCTGGATCTCTCGCATACCCTTTTCCGCCCTGATGCTCAAGACGAGCATCACTGTCAGCAAAAAATATGGCCATGTCTATCTTGTGTCCTTGATCGGTGGACTCTTGGCTACCGCATTTGCTGCCTGGTTCTCCGTCACCTTGACAGCCGTCTACGTGACGTATGAACCATCGGCTAATAACCCCAAGTGCGGCGCCGATGGCTCAGGCTGCAGCAAGGCCACAGTCATTGGCTTGGTCGTCTTTATCACTTTTGCCATGTATTGGATTTCTGAGTGGCTCAAGAACACGATTCACACCATCATCTCTGGTGTCTACGGCACCTGGTATTTCTGCGTGCACAACTTTCCCAAGGGTGCCACGCGCGGATCCGCCAAGCGTGCGCTTACCTACAGCTTCGGGTCCATCAGTTTGGGTAGCTTGCTCGTCGCTATTATTCAGTTCCTCCGTCAGTTGTGCTCCGTTGCCAGGCAGCAGGCCGGTGACCAAGGCGGTGTCGGCGGCATGATTGGATATGTCATTTTCTGCATTCTCGGCTGTCTGATTGCTCTGCTCGAATGGGCCCTGCAGTTCCTGAACAGATATGCTTTCTGCCATATTGCACTGTACGGCAAGGCCTACATCCCTGCGGCCAAGGACACTTGGAACATGATCAAGGATCGCGGCATTGACGCGCTGATCAAC GAATGTCTTATTGGTCCCGTTCTTTCCTTTGGTGCCATGTTTATCGCCTTTGCTACTTCGCTGTTCGCCTATCTGTACCTGGAATTCACCAATCCAGCATACAACAGAGATGGGGGCTTTACCGCCGTCATTATGGCGTTTGCATTCCTCATTGGTTTCCAAATTGCGCTTATTTTCACCACACCGATTTCGAGCGGCATTGACACAATATTTGTCGCGTCCGGTTGGGACCCGCAAGTCATGATTAATGACCACCCAGAACTGTACCAGGAGATGGTCAGACTGTACCCCAAGGTGCAGCAGGCTATTCAGGTGCGATAA